In Danaus plexippus chromosome 8, MEX_DaPlex, whole genome shotgun sequence, the sequence CTGCCGGAGTTATAAACAGCCCGAAGCTTCTTATGTTGTCAGGCATTGGTCCTAAAAGACACCTTAAGTCGTTaaacataaaagttatttcagaTTTACCAGTAGGCCGCAATTTGCAGGACCATAATTTAGTACCATTGTATATTGAAATGGAAGAATCTAAAGAGCCCCTTATACCTCGCAACCCTCACAAACATCCCTTTGATATGGTCAATGGCTTCGCATCTTTAAATAAGGATAAACCATATTATGCAGATTatcaaacacaaatatttatagtaccACACGGTTCACAAATGCCTGTACAGTATTTTACTAATGATTTTATGTACGAGGAAGATGTCTCCGAAAGGTTAAATGAAGGTAGCAACAGAGGAAATGCTGCCGTAGCCTTGATTGTCAACCTCCATCCAAAATCTAAAGGACAGattcttttaaaaaccacAGACCCAAATGACAGCCCTCTAATTTATTCAGGAATCTTTTCTAATAGAAGAGACTTAGATAATACCGTTAAATATGTGAAAGATTTTGTAAAAGTTATGAATTCAgaacactttaaaaaaaataacgctaGTGTGGTGGACTTGTCAAATAAGCGTTGTGGACCTTTTGACCTTAATAGCACCGTTTTTTGGGAATGCTACAGCCGTTGTATGACAAACATTGCTTTTGATATGATTGGCACGTGTGCCATCAGCAAAGTTGTAGATAgtcaattaaaagttattgggGTGGATGGATTGCGAGTGGCAGACGCGAGCGTCATACCCTTACCGATCGGCGCAAATCTGTATGCTCCGGTCGTGATGGTTGCTGAAAAAGTGTCAGATATGATAAAAAACGAGTACCAGagccaaaataaataacttcgtGAGCAATAAACTGCATTATCTTATGGTTACAAAAAGCCTCGTAAACAATTTTTGGGtttatctaataattttattaacagatCTGTGTTGTaaggttttaaaaagaatacaataaatctttaaaaaacagCTTGTTATTATCTAAACTTGAATTCTATTCTGGTGGGCCCACCGCACTATGGGTCTTACTATATGTTCTGCCCGCGGATGTGCGCCCCTCAGGAGAGCGAGTGCCTCTCTCAGCTGTCCGGACCGAGCACCAGCGGCAGCACTTTGAGCACAGCCGCACACCGCCCCACGAAGACCCTCCCACATCTCTGGACCACCGTCTAATCTagtataatatagattttgtttCAACTTTATCACTTCGGATTACTTTACTATTTTAagactttttatagaaatgtttacaaaatagtattaaggataaaatattacttatgttTAGTACACAATATCGCTTTGTGCGTAGTAAGTTCTTAAGTATAgtttatgtaatattgtaCCTGTCCAACATATGGAAAGCCTTAGCGGCGACAAGAAACTGCCCCATTCGATAACTATCGTTGGCTACCAGTTGAAGAAGCGCGAAGCTGTCTGGGGTTCCGGCTGACTGTCGATATAATTTTGACAGTTCTTaacttatacaaaattaacaaaattatcataaatttatgtttaccTTGACACAAATTTCCCATGCAAGATGAGCCTCTTTATTCATTACATGACATCGACAAAGACAAGCAAGATAAGTAAAAGAGTTGCGGATGTTCTCATCTTGGATGGCTAGCAAGCTCTCCTCTGCTTCGCGATAAAAGCCAGTTGCTACTTTTGCCTGTTTCAACAATAAATTGATTCATAAGGCGCCAGGCATTTATGGACACAATTTGGATATTtcacaaaagaaaattttaataagacaataaagtcatttcataataataaatactttcaacagaataaacattgatttatCTATAAGAGAAGATTCCAGGTATTCGTTTGGGCTAAGAAACTGTAGGTTACGATTTATTAgagtacaatatatttttactttcaaattaGTCTTTAGATCAGctccataaatatttattacctgTCCGTAGTTGAAGTTAAATGTGTCATCGTTAACAAAGAAGCTTTTAATTGAGTTAAGGTACACCAGCACTTCCTCAAACTGGCCAGCCAGAAAGTATGAGGATGCCATGCATTGACGTCCAGGAATTGTATCGCATTCTGAAGCCGAGCTGCCAACAATGTGGAAACTCTGTTGAGCCAACTTCATCTGCTCTTCCTAGAAATAAGCATAACAATGAAAATCTACATTCTGGCATAAATACAATCGCAACATTTTTCGTTTGTCAGTACATGtagataaaatctttatataaattattagtttaaaactaTGAGTAATAAACGGTTACTCTATTCATATGTTAcgttggttgttttaaatatggccttcatccgtgcaaataCGTGCAAAGTATATTCTGCAagtgtcgtgtagaatggaggagtcacgatccgggattaacttatgagtgtaataaaatttaacaacttCGACTGAAATGTATGTTAACTTATAAGACTGCCTAACAATTACTATGACTTTCTGTTGAAGACTTCCGAAACGATAAAGTTCATctaaaaataagtatacaaGTGCGATTAATAAGACGATTCATTTTCCTTACATCATTGGTTTCGTTATATAGTCTTACAGCCACCACAGCCCTAAGTATATAGTGCAGAGGAGATGTCGGTTGCAGTGGTTCTAGTAACATCCTCGCCTCCAACGGCTCTCTGTGTCTAAGTTTGTAACCTGCTAGATTTAATCTTGCTTCCGGCACAACATCTACTAGTTCTGGTAGGacctaaaagtaaaattatataacgtaACTTTAACCAACTTACCTTATCTTTTAACTGTTcgattacattaattattctggcaaaattacttaaatattattatgttaaaattcgTAGTAAGAAAAGCATAGTCTTCAATACTCGATAGATATTAGCGTCTAAgcgtttgtaacaaaatattttaagtaaatacgtttttttactaaagaaGGTATCTCATGGCGGCTCTATGCAGATATTTACTTTGATGATTTCTTAGGACAACCAAGATAGAGTGCTCAACTGTACTTTACCCTCACGGACACTCTACAAAGTAATGTTCTGGAAcacattcataaatttttttcaaagctTTAGCATTTGTACTTACTTTTAAAGCTCCTTCGCCATTTTTAAACACAACTAAATTATGTTTCACTAGATCTTGTCCGAATGTATGTTGTTCCGAAGATATTTGCTTCAATTCATTCTCAGCTGCTTTGCCGTTGTATAACCTGAATGATTGgataatttcaattacaacgaacgaaaataaaataagatacataaatatataaatataattacttaaacaaaTTGCAAGCCTTCAGATTTCCAGCAACGGTTGATGTCGGATACTGAGCTAAATATATACCCAAAACCTCTTGTGAGACATCGTAGTAGTCGAGTTTGTAATAACACAGCGCAACGTATACATTTAACGCCATGTATGTGCTGAAAAAACATGTTGAACTAATGAAACCGGgacaattacttttatatgtaattattctGATTACATCGACATTAACTAATCTTAAACTGGAATTTCAGTCATTATATACCTAGGCAGACTTGGCAATATCTTCAACCAATCTTTACCATCACTCTCGTATCTTTTAAAactgcaaaatttttataaatgtttaagaaCCGTttcatgattatttataatattttaacgaacCGTCTGTctaaaagaagttttttataaacatcaatAGCCTCTTGGTAGTGAGCACGCAGGTAATGGACTGAGGCTAGGCTAAGCTGGTCCTCGGGAACGTCTCTCAAGGTCGCGTGAACTTGCATCAGAGCATCCTCATCCCCGAGCTTGTGGGAAAGATGAAACTGAAGGCGATTCTACAAGAATTGCTTTGTTTAATGCAACACCATTGAATCTCGATTACAGAAAATATCATGTTAAAAGAGAACCTTCAAAGGGCAGCTGGGCGCCTTCTCGACGGCTGTCTGAGATTCTGGATACATCCCtgcaaagtatttttttttgttttacattttcagtttgtgtacttatataattgatGTTCAGTTTGAGGTTAGCTCAGCTGATTTATACCTCAATTTTACATAGCTACCTAAATACTTTAGTCTGCGTTcgatctatatataatttaaaaccgaTTATTTCGTTGAGTTTTATGAGCACTTTATGCGTATATGTCATACATATGTAAGCTAGTTctcataatattatgaagacTAGGAGGATATTAAGTATCATTATATCTACTTGTTTAAttgcaattaaaaatgtacctAAATAAAAGTAGCAAACAGCTAAATCCAGTGCTATGTTATCTGCCACGGAGTCTTCAAGATTATTACGGGCTTCGACTTCCAGGTAAAGATCCAGAGCCCGTTTATATTCACCGAGATGGAACCAACACCACGCTGACCAAACAACCACCCAAACATCTGTATTACCATCGTGTCTCAAGaactaaaaaacaaatttcctTTTTGTGTAACAATCATATTTAAGAACACATTGAaggtatttaaagaaataatagatgTGGGAAATTTAAAAGGATACGATAGACCTAAGTATCAAGATCATTCTAAACATATTGTGTTTATGTGTTTATCACCTCCAGCATGGTAATGGCCCCCAAATAATCCCTTTTCAAGATAAAGTCTTCTAGTTCTGGGAATGACCTTTTGGATGAATTGCTGCTTTCACTTCTTTCGTTTGCTGGTTTTGATCGACTTAAAATCTAAAGATTTGTCCATaggttatttaag encodes:
- the LOC116776836 gene encoding intraflagellar transport protein 56 isoform X1; this encodes MILSRSKPANERSESSNSSKRSFPELEDFILKRDYLGAITMLEFLRHDGNTDVWVVVWSAWCWFHLGEYKRALDLYLEVEARNNLEDSVADNIALDLAVCYFYLGMYPESQTAVEKAPSCPLKNRLQFHLSHKLGDEDALMQVHATLRDVPEDQLSLASVHYLRAHYQEAIDVYKKLLLDRRTYMALNVYVALCYYKLDYYDVSQEVLGIYLAQYPTSTVAGNLKACNLFKLYNGKAAENELKQISSEQHTFGQDLVKHNLVVFKNGEGALKVLPELVDVVPEARLNLAGYKLRHREPLEARMLLEPLQPTSPLHYILRAVVAVRLYNETNDEEQMKLAQQSFHIVGSSASECDTIPGRQCMASSYFLAGQFEEVLVYLNSIKSFFVNDDTFNFNYGQAKVATGFYREAEESLLAIQDENIRNSFTYLACLCRCHVMNKEAHLAWEICVKSAGTPDSFALLQLVANDSYRMGQFLVAAKAFHMLDRLDGGPEMWEGLRGAVCGCAQSAAAGARSGQLREALALLRGAHPRAEHIVRPIVRWAHQNRIQV
- the LOC116776836 gene encoding intraflagellar transport protein 56 isoform X2; amino-acid sequence: MILSRSKPANERSESSNSSKRSFPELEDFILKRDYLGAITMLEFLRHDGNTDVWVVVWSAWCWFHLGEYKRALDLYLEVEARNNLEDSVADNIALDLAVCYFYLGMYPESQTAVEKAPSCPLKNRLQFHLSHKLGDEDALMQVHATLRDVPEDQLSLASVHYLRAHYQEAIDVYKKLLLDRRTYMALNVYVALCYYKLDYYDVSQEVLGIYLAQYPTSTVAGNLKACNLFKLYNGKAAENELKQISSEQHTFGQDLVKHNLVVFKNGEGALKVLPELVDVVPEARLNLAGYKLRHREPLEARMLLEPLQPTSPLHYILRAVVAVRLYNETNDEEQMKLAQQSFHIVGSSASECDTIPGRQCMASSYFLAGQFEEVLVYLNSIKSFFVNDDTFNFNYGQAKVATGFYREAEESLLAIQDENIRNSFTYLACLCRCHVMNKEAHLAWEICVKSAGTPDSFALLQLVANDSYRMGQFLVAAKAFHMLDRRWSRDVGGSSWGGVRLCSKCCRWCSVRTAERGTRSPEGRTSAGRTYSKTHSAVGPPE